The sequence ATATTTCCTTTGCGTACTTTCGGCAAGTTTTCGATGACATCGCCTTCTTTTGACCATACTTCAACAACCATTTCTTTTGACATGTACGCCTCTTTCAAAATATACGGAAGACGATGAATATTGTGCGTGCCAAAGATCATATCAACGTATTGGAATTGCTTCAAAATTTTATTGACGACTGATTCTTCTTGTGACATACAGCCGCATACCCCAAGCAATAAATCCGGGTTATTTTGTTTGAGTGGCTTTAAATGTCCAATTTCTCCGAATACTTTATTCTCTGCATTTTCACGAATGGCACACGTATTTAACAAAATGACGTTGGCATCCTCTGGGCGATCCGTTGGTTCATAGCCGAGCGCCATAAAAATTCCAGCCATCACTTCTGTATCATGTTCATTCATTTGACAGCCGTACGTACGAATGTAAAATTTACGACCGTTCCCCATGCCTCGAAACTCTTCTGGAATAGAGAAATCTTTATGATATTTCACTTCCTCTTTTCCACGTTTTTTCGCTTCTTTTAAAGATGGAGGAACAAATACAGTTGAAAAATATTTTTCATAGTCTTGACTCGTTTTTTGCTTGAGACGTTGCAAATTTTCATCCAAAGCGGATTTTTTGTCCGTTGGATGATCTGTTTCAATTTGTGCTGTGTACTGTAAACGTTGTTTTTCGTTCATCATAATTCCCCTTTCTTTTGTTCATAGACGCACACTAACATAGTATATTATTTTCTGGACTTTTAAACAATGTTTTTTCCATGAAAAAGAGGATGGCTTTCACCACCCTCTTTTTTCTTACATAAACTCAGCCACAAGCTGATCAAATTTTTCCTTGCTCATTGCTAAATCTGCTTCTGCCAATGGTTTTTCGCTATAACCAGGCACAAGATCTTGATATGATTTGCGCTCTTTATTTTGATAAATGAGCCCTGTAACAAGCCCTTTATGTTTCATCAACGTTTGCATCGCCATTTCGCGGTTAGATGGATCATATCCTTCAATGGAGCTCAAGCTCGTTAAATTGTCTTTAAACCAATCGTATGTGTTTACTTTATTGTACGTGACGCACGGGCTAAATACGTTAATGAGCGAGAATCCTTTATGCTTTATGCCTTCTTCGATTAATTGCGTCAACTCTTTTAAATCACTAGAAAAGCTTTGGGCGACGAATGTAGCCCCTGCTGTCAACGCCATCTCCATAATCGACAACGCTGGCTCAACCGATCCTTGTGGTGTGCTTTTCGTTTTAAATCCAACTTCACTACGTGGTGATGTTTGTCCTTTTGTTAAGCCGTAAATTTGGTTATCCATAACGATGTACGTAATGTCGATGTTACGACGAATCGCATGGATCGTATGCCCCATTCCGATCGCGAATCCATCACCGTCACCACCAGCAGCAATGACAGTCAAGTCACGATTGGCCATTTTTACCCCTTGGGCAATCGGAAGTGCCCGACCGTGAACACCATGAAAACCATACGAATTAATGTAACCAGAAATACGTCCAGAACAACCAATTCCAGAGACAACAACAAGCTCATGTGGTTCAAGTCCAACGTTGGCAGCCGCACGTTGAATAGCTGCTTGCACAGAAAAGTCACCACAACCTGGACACCAGTTCGGTTTAATGTTATTTCGGAAATCTTTAAATGTCGCCATGTTTAAAACAACTCCTTGCATTTTGTATAAACTTCGTGCGGTAAGAACGGGTTGCCATCATATTTCAACACGTTAAATACTTTCTCAGCATGTCCAACGTTCATTTTTAAAATGTTGGCGAGTTGTCCTGTTGCGTTATTTTCAACAACAATAACTTTTTTTGCTGATTGCACAAGTGGCAACATTTCTTCCGTTGGGAACGGATGAATGAGACGAACGTGAGCATGATTTACCTTGATGCCATCTCCCTCTAGACGTTCCATCGCTTCCTCAATCGCTCCACGCGTTGAGTTAAACCCAACGATTAACACATCGGCTTCTTCATGCTTCACATGTTTATGAACTGGTGTCGGGAATTGAATATGTTTCAACTTGCGCAGACGCTTATCCATTTGTGCAATACGGTTCGCTGCTACTTCAGAAGGACGGCCTGTTTCATCGTGCTCAACGCCCGTCACATGGTGAATACCGTTTTTCATTCCTGGCAATACACGCGGTGACACGCCATCTTCCGTCACTTCATATCGTTTAAAACAACCTTTGTCTGGAATTTCAGGGAGTTCTCCCGTAACAAGTTTGCCACGACGAATTTCAATTTTATCGTATTCTAGCGGCTCAACTGTTTGTTTACCTAACGAAAGTTGCAAGTCTGTTAAAACGATGACTGGACATTGATACTCTTCTGCAATGTTAAACGCTTCAACCATATCGTAAAACGCTTCTTGTACAGTACTTGGCGCCATGACTACTTTCGGAATTTCTCCGTGTGTTCCATAAATCATTGCCATCAAATCGGACTGTTCTTGTTTCGTCGGAAGACCTGTACTCGGACCACCACGTTGCGTATCAACAATGACAATTGGCGTTTCTGTAATTCCAGCTAATCCGATCGCTTCCATCATAAGCGAAAGACCTGGTCCGGCCGAAGCTGTCAACGTGCGAACACCCGCATAGTTCGCACCAATAGCCATTGTACAAGCTGCAATTTCGTCTTCTGTTTGAATGACTGTACCACCAAATTGTGGAAGCTTCTTAATTAAGTATTCCATAATCTCTGACGCTGGGGTAATTGGATACGCTGCCATAAAACGAGCGCCACCCGCAAGTGCACCAAGCGCAATCGCATCGTTTCCAATCATAAACATTCTCTTTTTGCCGTCCGCCTTCTCAAGTTGCATGAGTTGAATGTTGTCACCAAGTTGTTCACGCATAAACTGAGCGCCCGCTCTGATCGCTTCCATGTTTTTGGAAACAACCTGCTCGCCTTTGCGACCGAAAATCTCCTGAACGACCCCTTCATATACGCTAATATCGAGACCGAGTACAGCGCTAGAAGCTCCGACTGCAACCATGTTTTTCATTAATGCTGTTCCTAATTCTGTTGCAATATCTGTAAATGGAACCGCATACAGCGTAGCTCTTGACTCGTCTGGAATCGTTGGATTAAACTTTGCATCTGCGATGACGATTCCACCTTGACGTAACTCGTGAAAGTTAAAATCAATTGTTTCTTGGTCAAAAGCTACTAATATATCAAGATCATCGGCAATCGAACGAACTTGCGTTGTGCTAACACGAATTTTATTGTTCGTATGACCACCTTTAATACGAGATGAAAAGTGGCGATAACCATATAAGTAGTAGCCTAGTCGGTTGAGCGCAATGGAGAATATTTCTCCCGTACTTTCAATACCTTCCCCTTGTTGTCCTCCAACTTTCCATGAAAGTTGACTAATCATGTCTTACACCCCTTTAAAGTTCCATCAATTGTAACGTAACATTATACGATTATAAGTGTAGCACTTTTCCAGAAAAAGCTCTACCATTTCGCTTAATAAATTTTTCGAAAAATTTCATTTACTAAACGCTTTCATTCTAGCTCTATTGAAAAAAAATTGCAACATATTTGTCACAAAAATGTGAATTGTTCTTCCGAATTTTTTATTGCGGGATTCGCTCATAAAAATTACAAAACAAAAATTTTCTCACTTGTTCCTCTTTAAAATGCTTCAGCAATTCATTAATGAAATGGGTATAATGCGAAACATTAGCTAATTGGTCAACCGTTTCAAAAATGCCATCGAAGTCAGATCCAAACCCGATATGGTTTTCGCCGCCTAACGAGCAAATATAGTCGACATGACGCAATACATCTGTCACTGTTGTCGTTTGCGTATCATGACGTAAAAACTGCGGAACGAATGTCACACCGATCACCCCATTTTTCTTAATCAAAGCTTGAATCTGGTCATCGCGCAAATTGCGTGGGTGCGGGCAAAGCGTATACGCATTTGAATGTGAAGCAATCGGATATTGGGCTAATTCAATGACATCCCAAAACGCTCGTTCACTTAAATGCGACACATCTGTCCAACATTGTTGTTCGTTCAATAAGCGGACAACTTCTTTCCCGAATTTCGTTAAACCTCCCCCTCGTTGCTCAAATGCCCCATCCGCTACCATATTTGCATCATTCCATGTTAAACCGACAGAACGAACGCCAAGCCGAAGAAGTGTGCGCAATTGCGTTAAACTTTCGCCAATGGCTTCACACCCTTCTAATGTGAGCATGGCTCCGATTTCATTTGGTTGTAACTGATCAATTTCTTTTTTTGAACAAACTACTTTCATATTTGGCTGTGACACAACTTTCTCATAGAAATAATCAATCATCTCTAAAGCTACAAAAAAGCGCGATTCTGGCCTTACATGTTTTGGGATGTAAATAGCAAATCCTTGTACTGTTACACCCGCCTGCTGCAATCCATCGTACGTGACATGTAGCAATGAGCTTCGCTCAAACGATACATCTTGGTCACAAAATAGTTGATATAAAACGTCACAATGAGCGTCAAATATACGCACAACGACCCCTCCATACGAAAATTCGCTCTGTAGCATATGATAAAAATAACCTGTTTGCTATGCAAGCAAACAGGTTTATGTGCATTAACGCGGTTCAACAATAAGTTTGATTGCTGTCCGCTCTTCTCCATCAATTTGAATGTCTGTAAACGCAGGAATACAAATGAGATCGACTCCGCTCGGTGCTACGAATCCTCGCGCGATCGCTACTGCCTTCACGGCTTGATTTAATGCACCTGCACCGATCGCCTGAATTTCAGCAGCACCGCGTTCTCTTAGCACGCCAGCAAGTGCACCAGCTACAGAATTAGGATTAGACTTTGCTGAAACTTTTAATATTTCCATTTCTAGCTCCTCCTTGTTTCTAACAATTGCTTGTAAAAAATTCGTACTGTTTACTATATATTCACCTCTGTTCACTCGTATTCCTGCTATTTATATGCATTTTTTAGAAAAATCTAAAAAGAGAGACTAGTCGAAATATGGGTGGTCATCATTAATCATAATTCGTTGAATTGATTTCGTTCTCCCGCTTTTTTCATCTATATCGATAAGCACAGCATTCAACTGCGCGCGCCCCGTCGTCACTTCGAAACGAACCGGCAAGCCCGTTAAAAATTTACGTAATACTGCCTCACGATCCACACCCAAAATGCCATCGTAAGGACCTGTCATACCGACATCAGTAATATAACCGGTGCCGTTTGGCAAAATACGAGAGTCCGCTGTTTGAACGTGTGTATGCGTACCAACGACAGCGCTTACTCGCCCATCTAAATACCATCCCATCGCTTGTTTTTCACTCGTTGCTTCCGCATGAAAATCTACCAGAATGACAGGAGTGCGTGCGAGCGCCATTTCTACTAACTCATCTGCTTTTTTAAACGGACAATCAATCGCTGGCAAAAACGTCCTCCCTTGCAAACTGATGACTGCAACTTCATATCCCTCTGCTTGAATAAATACAATTCCTTTTCCAGGTGTACCTGCTGGAAAATTTCCTGGACGAACAAGTACTTTCGCTTGATCAATAAACTCAAATATTTCACGATTATCCCACGCATGATTCCCAAGGGTTACTACATGCACTCCTATTTCTAAAAAGCGCCGATATATTTTTTCTGTTATTCCTTTCCCACCAGCAGCATTTTCACCGTTGATAACAATCACATGTGGTTTATATTTCACTTTTAACTTCGGGACGTATTCATCAACCATTTTTCTTCCCGGTTGTCCTACGACATCACCGATAAATAATAGTTTCATCGTATTACCCTTTCTATACTCATGATTTCTATTTTTCAGTTTCGCACAAAACAAAGCTTTTATCAATACGAAAAGCTACTCCAAACGAGGAGTAGCTTTATTTTGCATATTCAACAGCTCGCGTTTCGCGGATTACTGTAACTTTAATATGACCTGGATAATCAAGCTCTTCTTCAATGCGCTTGCGAATGTCACGCGCCAAACGATGCGCTTCCAAGTCATCGATCATATCTGGCTTTACCATAATGCGAATTTCGCGTCCAGCTTGAATCGCATACGACTTTTCAACACCTTCATACGATTCAGCGATTTCTTCAAGTTTTTCAAGTCGACGAATATAGTTTTCTAACGTTTCGCTACGGGCACCTGGCCGAGCAGCAGATAATGCGTCCGCAGCAGCAACAAGCACAGCGATAATAGACGTCGGCTCCGTATCACCATGATGGGAAGCAATGCTATTGATAACGACTGGGTGTTCTTTATATTTCGTTGCGAGCTCTACACCAATTTCAACATGGCTTCCTTCTACTTCATGGTCAACAGCTTTTCCGATGTCGTGAAGAAGACCTGCTCGTCTTGCAAGCATTTCATCTTCCCCTAACTCAGCTGCCATCAAACCAGCTAAGTACGCAACTTCCATCGAATGTTTAAGAACATTTTGTCCATAGCTTGTACGGAATTTCAATCGGCCTAAAATTTTAATTAAATCCGGGTGCAACCCGTGAACACCCACTTCGAACGTTGTTTGTTCTCCCACTTCACGAATGTGTTCATCCACTTCTCTTCGCGCTTTTTCAACCATCTCTTCAATTCGCGCCGGATGAATACGCCCGTCTTGAACAAGTTTATCTAACGCAATTCGTGCCGTTTCACGACGGATCGGATCAAAGCCTGATAAAATGACTGCTTCCGGCGTGTCGTCAATGATGAGATCAATACCTGTTAACGTTTCCAACGTGCGAATGTTACGTCCTTCGCGTCCAATAATCCGACCTTTCATTTCGTCATTCGGCAAGTTCACAACAGATACGGTCGTTTCGGCAACATGGTCAGCAGCACAACGTTGAATAGCAAGCGATAAAATTTCTTTTGCTTTTTTATCGGCTTCTTCCTTTACTTTCGCTTCTGCTTCTTTGACCATGAGCGCGATTTCATGAGAAAGCTCTTTTTCTACACGATCCAAAATGATTTGCCGTGCTTCTTCACGAGTCAAGCTAGAAATACGCTCAAGCTCTGCTTGTTCCTTTCGAACGAGTTCTTCCACTTTGCTTTCCATTTCTTCAATATGCTGTTGTCTTTCATTGAGAGAATTCTCTTTTTTCTCAAGCAACGCTTCCCGTTTGTTTAAAGATTCGTCCTTTCGATCGAGATTCTCCTCCTTTTGTAACAAGCGGTTTTCCTGTTTTTGTAATTCACTTCTTCGTTCGCGAATTTCTCGTTCTGCTTCCACGCGAAGTTTGTGAATCTCATCCTTTGCTTCAAGGAGCGCCTCTTTTTTCAATGCGTCTGCTTCTCTTTTCGCTTCTTCAATCATTTGCTTGGCAGCTGCTTGTGCACCGCCAATTTTTGCCTCGGCAATGGATTTACGAACAAAAAAGCCAACAACTGCACCGACGACTAGGGCAAGCAAAGCGGAGATGATCGTTTCACCCATTATCCTCACCTCCTCTTGCTATAAATTCGTTACTTCATCAATGTCGGCATGTACATTGCACCCATTCAACATACACTTCAAAATTGTCAAATATACATGTACATTTTAAAGGTGACCTTCCATATTGTCAAGGCTTGTCATTGTGGGAAAGCGTTTCATATCTTTTTATTTTCCAAAAAAGAGGGTGTTCCAAAAATAACGGAGCACCCTTTCCATAATTATATATGCACATAATCACTTTTTTATTGAAGCAAGGCGACCTTTTTAATCAATTTTTTACTCTAAAAAGTCTAGATCATCTTCGCGCACAGATGTCGTCGATGCCCCTGCTGTAATGCCATAATGTTGGCGAATTTCACGCGCAATTTCTTCCATAATGTGTGGATTTTCCTTTAAAAATTGTTTTGCATTTTCTCGCCCTTGTCCTAATCGCTCATCTTTATATGAATACCAAGCGCCACTTTTTTGAATAATGTCGAGTTCAGCACCCATATCAATGATTTCGCCTTCTTTTGAAATTCCTTCGCCATACATAATATCTACATCCGCTGTTTTAAACGGAGGCGCCACTTTGTTTTTCACGACTTTAATTTTCGTCTTATTTCCAACCATGTCGTTGCCTTGTTTAATTTGTTCTGCACGACGCACTTCTAAACGAACAGACGCATAAAACTTCAATGCACGACCTCCAGGAGTTGTCTCGGGGTTCCCGAACATAACCCCCACTTTTTCCCTTATTTGGTTAATAAAGATAGCGATCGTTTTAGACTTGTTAATCGCGCCTGATAATTTACGTAGCGCTTGGGACATGAGCCGTGCTTGTAATCCAACGTGAGCATCGCCCATTTCCCCTTCAATTTCTGCTTTCGGAACAAGGGCTGCAACGGAGTCAATAACAATAATGTCAACCGCTCCACTACGCACAAGCGCTTCAGCAATTTCTAACGCTTGCTCTCCTGTATCAGGCTGTGAAAGCAACAATTCATCAATATTAACACCTAACTTTTCAGCGTAAACAGGATCTAAAGCGTGTTCTGCATCAATGAACGCCGCTTGACCACCTTGCTTTTGTACTTCAGCAATCGCATGAAGGGCAACTGTCGTTTTACCCGAAGATTCTGGACCATAAATTTCAATAATACGCCCGCGCGGATATCCTCCTACTCCAAGAGCAATATCAAGTGCAAGAGAGCCGCTTGATACAGTCGAAATTTGACGATCTGTTTGCTCCCCTAGCTTCATAATGGAGCCTTTTCCAAACTGTTTCTCAATTTGCTTTAACGCCTGTTCTAATGCTGCTTGACGATCGTTCAAAGAAACTCCTCCTTTATACTTACAAAAAATAAAGCAGTGACCGCTACTTATTACTATACATGTTTTCTGTTTATTTGCCAAGAAAAAACGAATAGATGTTCGTAAATCAATGCAACAATTGTAGTAAATAATAACAACCATATTTTGCAGTACGCATCCGAATGGCTTGACGATTACCAGATAATGTAAGCGCAAACGTTTTTGTCCCTCGTTCTGTGGCAATCCCTATCCATACCGTTCCTACTGGCTTCCCTTCCAAATCGTCCGGTCCTGCGACGCCTGTAAAGCTTATACCGATATCACTTCGACAAAGTTTTCGAACATTTTCCGCCAACAATTGTGCACATCGCCCACTTACTGCCCCCTCTGTTTGTAATATTTCTTTCGGCACATGAAGCACATTTTCCTTTATTTCATTTGTATAACATACAACCCCTCCTGCTATGACAGAAGAAGCTGTCGGAAGAGCAGTCATTTCCTTTAAAAACAACCCCCCCGTTAAGCTTTCAGCAACAGCAAGTGTCTTATCCTTTTCTTTTAACGTCGCTAACAGTTTGCTAAACAACGTTTCATCATTGTAACCGTAAAAATAAGGGCGAACACGCGCTAAAATATTTTCCTCTACCTCGTCAATCATTCGCTTCGCTTCTTCTTCACGTTCATGCTTTGCTGTCAAGCGGAGAGTCACTTCACCGTCAGACGCAAGTGGAGCAATCGTCGGATTCGTTTGCGCATCGATCAAATCTTCAATTTCTGTTTCTAGCTGTGATTCCCCGATATGAAAAAAGCGAAGAACACGCGAAACAATTTTTTCGCGAACGTGACGCTTTTGCAATAAAAAAGGACGTCCATATTTCATGAACATCGGTTGCATTTCTTTTGGTGGCCCTGGAAGAAGCATGTACGTCACATGATCAACAACAAGTGCC comes from Anoxybacillus flavithermus and encodes:
- the recA gene encoding recombinase RecA gives rise to the protein MNDRQAALEQALKQIEKQFGKGSIMKLGEQTDRQISTVSSGSLALDIALGVGGYPRGRIIEIYGPESSGKTTVALHAIAEVQKQGGQAAFIDAEHALDPVYAEKLGVNIDELLLSQPDTGEQALEIAEALVRSGAVDIIVIDSVAALVPKAEIEGEMGDAHVGLQARLMSQALRKLSGAINKSKTIAIFINQIREKVGVMFGNPETTPGGRALKFYASVRLEVRRAEQIKQGNDMVGNKTKIKVVKNKVAPPFKTADVDIMYGEGISKEGEIIDMGAELDIIQKSGAWYSYKDERLGQGRENAKQFLKENPHIMEEIAREIRQHYGITAGASTTSVREDDLDFLE
- a CDS encoding dipeptidase, giving the protein MLQSEFSYGGVVVRIFDAHCDVLYQLFCDQDVSFERSSLLHVTYDGLQQAGVTVQGFAIYIPKHVRPESRFFVALEMIDYFYEKVVSQPNMKVVCSKKEIDQLQPNEIGAMLTLEGCEAIGESLTQLRTLLRLGVRSVGLTWNDANMVADGAFEQRGGGLTKFGKEVVRLLNEQQCWTDVSHLSERAFWDVIELAQYPIASHSNAYTLCPHPRNLRDDQIQALIKKNGVIGVTFVPQFLRHDTQTTTVTDVLRHVDYICSLGGENHIGFGSDFDGIFETVDQLANVSHYTHFINELLKHFKEEQVRKFLFCNFYERIPQ
- the rny gene encoding ribonuclease Y, with the protein product MGETIISALLALVVGAVVGFFVRKSIAEAKIGGAQAAAKQMIEEAKREADALKKEALLEAKDEIHKLRVEAEREIRERRSELQKQENRLLQKEENLDRKDESLNKREALLEKKENSLNERQQHIEEMESKVEELVRKEQAELERISSLTREEARQIILDRVEKELSHEIALMVKEAEAKVKEEADKKAKEILSLAIQRCAADHVAETTVSVVNLPNDEMKGRIIGREGRNIRTLETLTGIDLIIDDTPEAVILSGFDPIRRETARIALDKLVQDGRIHPARIEEMVEKARREVDEHIREVGEQTTFEVGVHGLHPDLIKILGRLKFRTSYGQNVLKHSMEVAYLAGLMAAELGEDEMLARRAGLLHDIGKAVDHEVEGSHVEIGVELATKYKEHPVVINSIASHHGDTEPTSIIAVLVAAADALSAARPGARSETLENYIRRLEKLEEIAESYEGVEKSYAIQAGREIRIMVKPDMIDDLEAHRLARDIRKRIEEELDYPGHIKVTVIRETRAVEYAK
- a CDS encoding competence/damage-inducible protein A, which codes for MKAEIIAVGSELLLGQIANTNAQFLSQQLAEIGIDVYYHTVVGDNPQRLTHAIEVAKQRSNLIIFTGGLGPTKDDLTKETIAKMLNKSLVLDEEAWQSICDYFSKTNRPMSPNNRKQALVLEGSHVLKNEHGMAPGMALVVDHVTYMLLPGPPKEMQPMFMKYGRPFLLQKRHVREKIVSRVLRFFHIGESQLETEIEDLIDAQTNPTIAPLASDGEVTLRLTAKHEREEEAKRMIDEVEENILARVRPYFYGYNDETLFSKLLATLKEKDKTLAVAESLTGGLFLKEMTALPTASSVIAGGVVCYTNEIKENVLHVPKEILQTEGAVSGRCAQLLAENVRKLCRSDIGISFTGVAGPDDLEGKPVGTVWIGIATERGTKTFALTLSGNRQAIRMRTAKYGCYYLLQLLH
- a CDS encoding TIGR00282 family metallophosphoesterase, whose translation is MKLLFIGDVVGQPGRKMVDEYVPKLKVKYKPHVIVINGENAAGGKGITEKIYRRFLEIGVHVVTLGNHAWDNREIFEFIDQAKVLVRPGNFPAGTPGKGIVFIQAEGYEVAVISLQGRTFLPAIDCPFKKADELVEMALARTPVILVDFHAEATSEKQAMGWYLDGRVSAVVGTHTHVQTADSRILPNGTGYITDVGMTGPYDGILGVDREAVLRKFLTGLPVRFEVTTGRAQLNAVLIDIDEKSGRTKSIQRIMINDDHPYFD
- a CDS encoding 2-oxoacid:ferredoxin oxidoreductase subunit beta gives rise to the protein MATFKDFRNNIKPNWCPGCGDFSVQAAIQRAAANVGLEPHELVVVSGIGCSGRISGYINSYGFHGVHGRALPIAQGVKMANRDLTVIAAGGDGDGFAIGMGHTIHAIRRNIDITYIVMDNQIYGLTKGQTSPRSEVGFKTKSTPQGSVEPALSIMEMALTAGATFVAQSFSSDLKELTQLIEEGIKHKGFSLINVFSPCVTYNKVNTYDWFKDNLTSLSSIEGYDPSNREMAMQTLMKHKGLVTGLIYQNKERKSYQDLVPGYSEKPLAEADLAMSKEKFDQLVAEFM
- the spoVS gene encoding stage V sporulation protein SpoVS, which gives rise to MEILKVSAKSNPNSVAGALAGVLRERGAAEIQAIGAGALNQAVKAVAIARGFVAPSGVDLICIPAFTDIQIDGEERTAIKLIVEPR
- a CDS encoding 2-oxoacid:acceptor oxidoreductase subunit alpha, producing MISQLSWKVGGQQGEGIESTGEIFSIALNRLGYYLYGYRHFSSRIKGGHTNNKIRVSTTQVRSIADDLDILVAFDQETIDFNFHELRQGGIVIADAKFNPTIPDESRATLYAVPFTDIATELGTALMKNMVAVGASSAVLGLDISVYEGVVQEIFGRKGEQVVSKNMEAIRAGAQFMREQLGDNIQLMQLEKADGKKRMFMIGNDAIALGALAGGARFMAAYPITPASEIMEYLIKKLPQFGGTVIQTEDEIAACTMAIGANYAGVRTLTASAGPGLSLMMEAIGLAGITETPIVIVDTQRGGPSTGLPTKQEQSDLMAMIYGTHGEIPKVVMAPSTVQEAFYDMVEAFNIAEEYQCPVIVLTDLQLSLGKQTVEPLEYDKIEIRRGKLVTGELPEIPDKGCFKRYEVTEDGVSPRVLPGMKNGIHHVTGVEHDETGRPSEVAANRIAQMDKRLRKLKHIQFPTPVHKHVKHEEADVLIVGFNSTRGAIEEAMERLEGDGIKVNHAHVRLIHPFPTEEMLPLVQSAKKVIVVENNATGQLANILKMNVGHAEKVFNVLKYDGNPFLPHEVYTKCKELF